The genomic segment TCAGTGTTACcttcatctgtgtgtgtgtgtgtttgtgtgtgcagacGTCCTTGCAGGACTGAACGTGGTGTGGCCCCACAACacagacacccccaccccacttgtcCTCACACTCACCcccgctgctgctgctgctggagctGGAACTGCTCCCACTGAGGGAGGAGCACGACGAGGAAGACGAGGATGACGATGAGGAAGACGAGCTAGACGAGGTGGAAGCTGATGAAGACGACCGGCTACGACTGCGCTTACGCTTCCTCTTGTCCTTTTCTGTGTATGAAGGAAGACACCCCCCATGACAGCCAGGGCCAGGCAACGAGTGACGAGGAGGGCGTGTAACGGGAGAGGGGTGGGCCAGGAACCTCACTCACCTGTGCTCCGAGACCTCCGTTCATCTGACGCTGTGCTCGACTGGGCTGGACGTCTCTTCACTTTGGAGTCCCGCTCTGACTGGGAAGCACAAGTCACCGTCTTCACTCAGGACCTACCAACAATACTGTGGTCCTAATTTACATCCCATTTACATGTGCATACATTCATGCTGTATATACAAACTATCAAATTTATATAACACATTCAACTCCACCAAACTACTAATGCATATGTAATCAATTATCTACCCTGCTTAACTAGTCAGCTAATCGCTGCAGTTCTGGTAATACCCGTCTGTGTGTTTAGCAATTTGTCGGTTAGCATCACCATCTTACTTAACCCAAGCCACTTACCATTATGAAGCCACAACACGAATGTGAATTTTGCGATGAATATCAGAAAAACGCAATCACTTAGGCATTGTATCCAGCAGGGTGTTAACCGGCTCGGTATTAGGTGCCACGAATTATTATGAGGAAGCCGCACACCAGGTATCACAAAAGGCAGCGACCATCTTGTATCCCACAATCCCCAGGACGGCTGCGTGTGACGTAGGCGCGTATGCTGCACGCGGCAGTCTGGTACGGCGCGAAATTAGGGCGGTACGCGCGCCTCTGCTGGAAAAGCAGGCAGGTAATTTAAAGGGTTGCTTCGTGTGTTTACTGATCTTTTTAGATGGTACTTTAACTTGGGGTTATGTCTGAGTTTTGCATTGAATCATTAAGTCATTTACGAATCGCGTTTGTAAGACTTCAAGATTTCTTGGAAATCTCGAACGAGTAAAGGTAAATCACAATAATTAAGGAGGCAATGCACAATGTAAATTTAAATGAAACGCCGCCTAGGTTGCCGATATGACTGTCATCAAAATCCTTATTGCGTCAGCACATTTGCATGCATATACCTTTAAAGGATCCTTATGTTTTACACCGTAGTGGTCAATTACTATAGATGTTAACCGTGCAGAGCTTTCAATGTACCACCTTGACTCAGTGTAATCTTTCCTACACATGGATGGCTGTGTCTAATAATTACAGCgattattttaaaaagccttTAGTGGAGTGTACTAGCTGTCCTATCCATCGAAATATGAATAGGGACGGGTGTGCTGGAAGTTAACTGGGATTTAACTTAACTGGATTCCTGCAACCTTTTTAACATTGAAAACCACTtataccagcccccccccccccaggagttcTTAAGGtgaatctatattccattataaactgaAACGAGCTACATCAAGACAGTGGTGCAATTCGCAAGCCCTACAGATTAATAACAAGGTAattaaactgttacatacatgtaatctGATCGAAGTTATCAGCTCTGCTCATACACACTATGTCGGCTAAGGCAGACCCACACCTGCCTCTGAATCTGTTTATTGAGCATTTCGTTAAATACAAACAACATTTTCTTATACAGCTGGCAAAAAATGACTGCAAATATGGCAAAAGTTCAGAAATGATCCCTTCATATTCCCTAGTAAGACTTAAATTTGTATTGTCATGTTTCATTTACATAGTTATTAAACATGGAAACTATTTAGTCAGCAATTAACTAAGCATGAGCACTGTTAATGGCCCTTATCTTAATTCTTCCCAGGTCCATTATACCTTGTAGCAGTGAGAAACAAAACAGCCAGACTAGCTTTATTCTCTTGCGGGTGTCAGGCTGATCTTGGCCCCAATGCAGTTCATTGTGGGCGATTACGGAAAAAAACCATATTGAGACGTCAGAACCAAGTGAGGCCATTACGTCAAGGCAGTATTGCAGAGGGGCAAAGATCATAAGTCTTTTGTTCTTGCATAAGAAGTAGGGGAGAAATCAAAGAAGTGAAAATAAGTGTAATGTCAGATGAGGTTTTCCAATTCCCGAATTCATTCCATAGATATCTTGATAAGCAAGTTGTAGAAACCCAGAACAAAGTGCCGTTCCCTGATGTCTGTCCAGTGAGATAACGGCACATGCCGGGCATTAAATTAGCTTTCAATTTACCGAGACCAATAGATGAAAGGTCTTTCACTTCTGAAGCACTTTTGTTTTTCTAGAAAAGCGAAGCGGTTTTCTACATCGTTAAATCCAGTGAGCAGGAAGAAAGATTAAGCTGGTCATGAAGTAGAGAGCAGCTGGCAGGAATATTTTATCTTACTGTTAGCACTGGTGGCACTGGACTTCAGACCAGGGTCATAGGCTCAGCTTCTGCTCATATGTGAAGCtcctgctgatgttcttgtgcTCTCCAGCAGTCCAGAAACACCCCTGTAAGCTTTCCCTAGTGTGTTGCTCTTTGATGGCCTGAGAGTCAGGCACGTATTCAGATAGTAAAACTACAGAACTTTATTTATTCAGTTGTGTTGCTATTAAATGATATTCAAATTGCTGTTTGTTGCCTCTGAGGGAAACGGCGAGCAGTTCTGCAGGTGAATCATGTCAGAGTTTGGTCAGGAAGGTGCAGGCAGTCATTTGACTCTGTTTCTGCCTTACTGCTGAAATCCTTGCTGTTGTTTGAAGCTGTAATCCCTAAACTCACCACACTTGACCTGATTAACACAAGTGAACGAGTACTGCAGGTACCCGGTGTCTCAGTTTTTGAGGGATTGGAACATTGGCAAGATGTGGTCTCCCAGATCAGTACTTCCCTTTAGCTAGACCCAGCCCAGACTGAGCAAAGCTGAACTATGGCCAAGAGGTATTGGAAGGTATGACCTCAAAGTTCTGACCAGTAATGCTAGTGCTTTTAATTTTTTCTATGTTAATTTGTGTTTTGTAGGCCTTCTGGAACTAACGCTGACCAGTGAGGCACCTTCCACCCGGCTGTACAGAAGACGGCTCCAGTGCCTCGTTTCCACCAACACCGAGCTGGTGCCGGTGCTGTGCTGGATctcgcttggtgccttttgagaacctGCCCACATTTCCACCAGTTTCAAAAAAACGAATGGAACAGACATGTTATGTATGCGGTCAGTGAAAGTAAAGTAAAGATTAATCTGTATTTCGGTTTTTTTAAAGATTTGTTTTGCTggactaaaaaaaaacaaacattttgagCGTATGACTCATTGCGCCATGTCCCTAttgcctgtatccacttttGTCTCAAAGGCTCCCACGTCTATCTGTGTAAATGAGTTTATTCTCACTCGTCGTTTTACCACTGTCCTTCTTAAGATTGCGGAATAAAAGAGTCTAGTAAAAACCAAACTTATACTTTATTatgaaatctggccagcaaatcgatcttttgtttttcacagaataaaaaaataacaacattATTCTACTAATAAGCTGGCAAGTTGTTTCACTGCTGCCACCGGCGATAGCAGATAAGCTTTATATTGGTTATAGATTGAATTTTCCAAGCATGCAGAAGGTTTGGATGTAGTAGCCCGTCCCACTTTCGCTGCGATTACGGTGCCACATTCTGAGCCCACCTTTCCCGTGATGCTGTGCTGCAGCTGTTTTATTCCTGGCACGGGGCCATATTTTGTGGTGGAAACGCGTGGAACCAGTGCCTGATTGGGAAGAAGTGGAAACCAGGCGCGAGAGCGTCACATGGCTCAGCGCGTGGGCTATGCATGCATTGCTAATCATAATGTGAACTTGCTTGATTCATGGATGCTTTGAATCCTGCAACAGATTCAGTCCCAGATGTTTGCAGCTGTCAAAGGTGTGTTTTCTGTGCACCTCCATAAAGACTGAAGTTAGTCAGAAGTGTGTTTTCTAGCTGCTTTCTAAGCTGATTTTGACGCTTCTTACTGTGCGCCGCATGTTAGGCAGTGTTGCTTGTTATCTGCACGCAGTGGATGTCCTGTACGTGCCTGAGAAGTGCTGCAACTCAAATGTCTTACTTTATAAACACACAAAGCCCTAGGTTTGacacatttactaaaaatgtaCGTGACCATTTTCATATGTATAATTCGTACAGCCTTTAAAAATAAGCAAGTACAGAAAATGGCACAATTTAATACAAAGTTATATAATATTTATGACagtatttatacattttaaactCCACAATTTTTCTTTCATACATATATCATATTGTAGATTTTGCTGCCTTTAGGAATATTACAACTTTCACACAAGTGCCTAACTATTATCAGTCCCATTTCAAGTTTATTTGTCCCACTAAATGAAGAGTTTGTCTTATTGAACCTCTTTTAAATCAGAAAAATTATTCAGTCCAGTGTGTGTGAAAAGTCTTTAACGATAGAGTACTGAGTGTCCTCAAACTGTCGCCAAACCAAGACGTCTGTCATTTTAGTGGATGATAAGACTGAAGAGAAATGGACCACGTCCTTTCATATATACATAATGAGGTAAAGCTGGGTTTAACGCAGTGGATATACGCCGTAgacctgcctgtctgtccccGGGGATTAGATGTATCTCAGTTCCTGGCTCCAGTTTTAGGTTCTAGTCTTGTTCAGTCCTCCGCAGACCTCCTGCAGACCTTCTGGGAGCTCATTTGGATTTAAAGAGCTGTGCCCTATCTGATCTATCCTCCATTTCTCGAGGTATGATCTACCATCATGGGAGTGATGGGGGCAGCTCAGCGGGTTAAGATACTGTGCGTGTGACAAGAAGGTCGTTGGTTTGGAGCCCAGGGTcggagagtgacatcaccatggGGCCTcttagcaaggcccttaacccccagttgctccaaggACTGTCTGATCCTGCTCTCTCTAATATGTGTTTCGCTATgggtaaaagtgtctgctaaatatattAAATTTTAGGTAAATAAATTGCAGTCTTGCTTCTGACATGATAACTAATGTCAGTCTAAACTATTCAGAAAATGAATGTGTACTACAGCTCCTTTTTATATCAAATCATTCTAGCTCATTCATATTTACTCATTTCACTGTCTGAAACTCCTGCTGTTTGCTGTACTGTTACGCATTTGATAAATAAACattaatttgatttgatatCATTATAATGGTGAGTTGGCCGCCTGCAGGGTAATTTAGCTCGTGGGAATGTTCTTTGGTAGCCAATGatattggtgtgaagagcataTCTGATCACAGCCTCACGACTGAGTAGCAGTGGTTTCTGTACAACGTCCCTGAATCCTACACATTTAAGCAGTTACTAAGAAACCATAAAGCAGTGAAGTAGCTGGAAGACTAAAACGCTCACACGAGGACACGCGTCTCACACGGGGAAGCAGGCATTTCTGAACATGAGGGCGTTCTCggggtgttctgctggatttggCGATGTCCTCGCTTCAGGCCTCCGCCTTGTTCTTGGAGTGGTCTCCATGCGCCAGGCACTCCtcattctcctcctcctcttcaggTACCTGCAGGACACACGCAGTCACAGCAGAGCTTTGTAACACAAATATATGGGCTGGCACAATGTAAAGTGTGAGTAGGAAACATTCACCCACCTCCCAGTAAACGGCATCATCAAAGCAGTTCTGGTCCGGTGGTTGTCCCCACAATGGAAGCCTCATAAGGAAACCTAATACAGTTAAAATAAAGTCACTGATGTGGCACTGGAGCCCTAATACAGTTAAAATAAAGTCACTGATGTGGCACTGGAGCCCTAATACAGTTAAAATAAAGTCACTGATGTGGCACTGGAGCCCTTATACAGTTAAAATAAAGTCACTGATGTGGCACTGGAGCCCTAATACAGTTAAAATAAAGTCACTGATGTGGCACTGGAGCCCTAATACAGTTAAAATAAAGTCACTGATGTGGCACTGGAGCCCTAATACAGTTAAAATAAAGTCACTGATGTGGCACTGGAGCCCAAGAATTCACTTTCTGAAGAACATCTCGGTGAAGTCTGGCCCACAGACCTGTGATGGCTCCTCCAACCACAGCAAAACCCAGAGAAGATCCGAGGGCAGCGAGCTGGTAGCCGGCACTACCACTGGATGGAGAAAAAGGACGTCTTATCGACCTCTGAGGCCACGGTGAGGTGGATGCAAGGTGTGAACCCACTTTGGAGTGAACGCCTCACTGGTAACCAGTGTTTCTACTCACTGGTATCTCATTGCTAATTATCTCATCATCTTTATATGCATAACGGTAACTGATAAATGATACTGTATGGAAATATCACTAAGTAACAAATTAATCTCAGTAATTAATAAAAGGGCTTTTTTGTCTTACTGCGCTTTGCCCAGAGCCACGGTCACTATCCCGGCCACTCCACCCAGAATCCCCGGCATGCCGTGCAGGTTGTGTACGCCACACGTGTCCTGGATGCCCAGCTTCGATGCCAAGATCGGCTGGAATACAGAGACTCTTATAAATGATCCCCCCGTAACCAGAGCTAATGCATGAACATAAATGAATATATGACTTATATATGGAGGGCTAGAACAAGAGGGCGGAGGTGTGGTAGATCTCCAGCGGCCTCCATGTTGGTGGGTGGTATTCCTCTTTTTAACTTACGGACAGGAACTTAAAGCCTAGGGTGGAGATTATCCCAGCCAAGGAGCCAATTATCATGGCACCAAATGGTTCGATGCTCATGTCTGCGCAAGTTCCCACAGCAACGCCTCCGGCCAGCGTGGCATTCTGGATATGTACCTGGTCAAGGGACAGATGCAGCAGTGGCTAAGCTCTCCAGATCTCTGAAGGCTCAGTGGAGTAGTTATGGATTTTTGGTAATGCTCTTTTACGACTCACCATGTCCAGTTTTCCTCGGTGGTCCACAAGGCTGGAGATGGCATAGGCCGTGAGCACACAAGCGGCCAGGGAAAAGTAGGTGTTTGTGATGGCAGTGAGCTGAGCCTTGCCCGGATCTGCGATGGCAGAGTTGAAACTGGGCCAGAACATCCACAGAAACACGGTACCTGCAGAAGTGTAGAACAGGTTCAACGTCAGAAATAAAGTAATGGAAGCAATGCGCTATTTGTCCACCAGAGGGTGCAAGTCACACATTGTGAGTTGGGCAGGGAGGGCTGCCATCTTGTGATGTCAGCCGACCTATTGTGTTGGTTCTAATCCACCTGCTCCTTTTTTGGTGGCATTTTGAGCATTTGCTTCTTTTCCTTCCTAGTGAACCTCCTCCCAGACCCCAACGCCCGTCCTGTCTCCAGGACGTCTACATCCAAATTACATTTTCCATGCCTCACTCCTCTCACCGTACCTGACCCATGACGCACGGTCCTGACCGCAGCAATTGTCTCAGACATTTTTCAATGTCAGGAAGAGCTGACTTTTAAGAAGTTGCAGACGACGACGGTGCGAATGCGGCGCTGCTTACCGATCATGGCGAACACGTCCGAGTGATAAACGGAACCTTCTTTCTCATGGCCGTTCCTAAGGCCGGGTCGATACAGCATGCGAGCTGCAGCCAAGCCGAAGTACGCTCCAAATGCATGGATGGTCATGGAAGCGCCGACATCCCTGGCCTGCGAGGATCGAGCATGCAGGACACGCATTTGAGATCGCATGTGAGATCATTCCCCATGCTCCCACTGAGCCGGTGTTCTGGGGCTCATGGGTAATCGGTGACATCATGGACCAACCTCGAGTAAATCCACGACGACGTACTCGTTGATGGCGAATGTGGTGATTTCCAGTATTGTCATGATCAGTAGCTGGACTGGGCTGGTTTTACCCAGAACAGCGCCGAAGGAGATGAGTACTGTCGCTGTGCTGAAGTCCGCGTTTATCATCCTGTGGGTGCAGGAGGAGGTCGTtatgaaatgatgctttatttgccatttgcaggcAAGTAGGGATATTGGAATGTGTCAGTCTCAGCTGCTCTAAGGACTGTTCTCTGAATTGTATGCtcctttggataaaagtatcagcaaaattaatgaaatgtgtgaccgtTTTTGCATTTCCCGTCATTTTTAAGGCATACACACATGTACAtttggtggaaaaaaaacaaagtgtgGGATCTGAGAACATGGTCAGCCATTCACACAGCACCCCTGGGGCATTTTttggcaggttaagggccttgtgcaAGGCCCCACAGGTGTGgctactctgggatttgagccaaCTACCTCCTGATCGCAGACGTAGACACCAAACATTCTGAAGCAAGCCACGTGATCATGCAAGTGCAGAGAAGCAGATGTGAAGAAGGTGGGTTGTGATGGCCAGCTTTGACCGGCGTCTGCTGGTGCCCTGGGTCCCTGTTTACCTAGAGATGTTCACTTTGATGGGAATACCGTGCCAGATACCCTGCATGAGCAGACCCCACTGCAGCCCGAAGCCGGCCAGCAGAAGGTTGAAGCCCACGCTACTGAAGCTGTATCTCTTCAGGAAGGTCATCAGGAAGCCGAAGCCGATGAAGATCATGACGTGCACATCCTGGAACACTGTGGAGTAGCACGGCTAGGTCAGTGATGCAGTGATGGGAACGAGTAGTGTACCAGAGAGACTGCTGGGAACTCGCGTAGAACTGTCTTCTACTCCACCGTGCTGCACCTACCGCGTCTCAATGAAGAGTATTTTTGTATGAGAGGTGCCGGCTCTCAGAGTCAAATGTCAATGGAGTTTATCAAAGTTTACAATGTCAGACTCATCCTGTAAGGGACGACGTTGTGTGAGAGCGCCCACATTACTGAGAAGTGCCTTTGTAAGCACTGTGGTGTTATCTGCACGTGCTTTGAGGTATCAAAGCCCATTTTGATGTTCCTCCATGACTTCATTACAACTCGGGTGTTCTGTGCATGGTAGGTTGATTTATTAAGCAACATTTTCTTGACGGATAAGTGGTTCATCACGTTTGGATTTACATTCCTAGTCTGGTTAGACTTCAGCACTAGAACCAGTCATGTTAAACAGAAGCAAATACATGTCTTCGTATGAAGGTGATCATTTTGATGAATGGAGATTAGCTGATTTGCTCTGAGAGTCATGTGGTGTTTTGAGGGGCTGTAGAATAGCTTCAGAGTGTGGTGCAATGATGTGGTGATGTCCAGAGTGTCCCCTTGtgagtaaatggatggatgccgtGAAACAAGTGATTGAATGCATTTTCAGCCGCGTGCTGCTGTAGTACGGATATGTCAAGTTAGGGTTTCATTCTCACTGAGGTGACATTACCAATGATTTGGAAGGTGAGCTATGGCACCTGGTTTGTAAGGATCTGTAGCAGAGCAAGTGATCTCCAAACCTTCTCGAGAACCTGCAGGCCTCAGCCTTTAAGGTCTGTAAGATCTCACTGCTTCTCGAGATGTGGGATTAGTCGTTGAGTGTTGTTATACTGAGGAGCTGGTCCCTGTTCCATGAAAGAGGTTATAATTCCTATCAGATCTCCCTCCCTATCATCTACATCTCACTTTGAGTATCCGGAGTGTATTCAGGAGTCGTGAGCTCCAGCTAAgggctgtctgggggtcccacaGGGTCCAGCACAATTGGCTGCCCCCCATTAAGGAAATGAATGCCAGTGGTAGGGTGTTGACAAGTGAGGCCTTCGTGTCTAATCGACATCTGGAGAAAAGCTCAGGTAGGGGGTTGTGGTAGAGGCCGCCAGCCCTTCCTGACTGAGAGTCCGCTGGGGATGTGTGGGCAGCTCATACTCTGACAGGGAGGGGGGTTGCTTTTGAGGTCACTCTGATGTCACTGTAGCTATTGATCTGGTTGGTTACTTTTAAGGGGTGTGTCAATCAGCGGGTAGCTAGCAGGTTGCTTTGTGGTAAAGGGAGGGTTCTAGAAATTAAAGTCCCCAGAGGAACATGTGATCCCACCCTAAGGCAAACTCTTATTTTTTACTACACAACTGTAAATGTACTGGAGCAGTGGTCACTGTTAACAAAGCAGTGAGACCCTAACTACTGTCACACTACTCTGCTGTGTAACTCTTTTGTGTAACTGTGTAAACACAAACTGTGGCAGCCTGTGCTGGCTGCTGACACCTAGAGCTCATCAGTACTGATATAAATTTAAATTCATAGTTTTTCTCCACACTGCATCAGCTTGGATGTTGACAGTGATATATTTAAGCACTGTATCCAGGAACATCTGACCGATCCCAAATTTCAAAGGTCTGCATGCTACTTCAATCCCTGTCCTGGATAGCATGTCCATCACATTTCACAAGCCTGTCTCCCTTTCCGTTTAACATGCAGTTTTCCGTTCATGTGCACCACATTTTTACGGCCCCTCAATCTTTCGCACCTCGTAATTTAATTTTCACAGCATTTATTATGCAAAAGCAAACCACAGATGCATGCTTAATGCAAATTACCAACAGCAGTGTGTGCATCAGTTAAAAGTCATTTTATGATCTGATGCTTGCATTTATAACAATGACCTGAAATGTGCAGGTAAGATTGTTTCTGTTGGTATGGAAAGTAGGTATAGAATTTAATGCTGACTTGGGAAAAGAAAAAGAGCTTAAGGTGGCAGTGAATTCTCTGTGTTTTGCTTATAAATATAACACATTTTGAGACGTGTTGAGCATTCGGACGCATGGAAAACAAAATACATCCCCCTGTTTTTGTTGTGGGGGAACtgagagtaaaaaaaaagaaagaaagaaaaccacagaatTAAAATGACTGCAGAGATTATTACAGACAGTGATGAGCAGATAATAAGTAGTATGATGATAAGTGGC from the Brienomyrus brachyistius isolate T26 chromosome 19, BBRACH_0.4, whole genome shotgun sequence genome contains:
- the rhag gene encoding ammonium transporter Rh type A; protein product: MAVHDTNMRLKFPILAIALEILTIILYALFVVYDDGSSEHGGHSSSSNHTEQSNVSLYPMFQDVHVMIFIGFGFLMTFLKRYSFSSVGFNLLLAGFGLQWGLLMQGIWHGIPIKVNISRMINADFSTATVLISFGAVLGKTSPVQLLIMTILEITTFAINEYVVVDLLEARDVGASMTIHAFGAYFGLAAARMLYRPGLRNGHEKEGSVYHSDVFAMIGTVFLWMFWPSFNSAIADPGKAQLTAITNTYFSLAACVLTAYAISSLVDHRGKLDMVHIQNATLAGGVAVGTCADMSIEPFGAMIIGSLAGIISTLGFKFLSPILASKLGIQDTCGVHNLHGMPGILGGVAGIVTVALGKAHGSAGYQLAALGSSLGFAVVGGAITGFLMRLPLWGQPPDQNCFDDAVYWEVPEEEEENEECLAHGDHSKNKAEA